From Levilactobacillus zymae, a single genomic window includes:
- a CDS encoding class I SAM-dependent methyltransferase, whose amino-acid sequence MIYQSFAQLYDDLFDPAMYTQWLDFVASRVDPASGELLDLACGSGRLGVQLAQKGYQVSGLDLSEEMLALAAKHAQEADVTFPLMAGDMLDLSAIGQYQTVTCFADSFCYLPDLDAVTQAFTQVHDHLNVGGTFLFDVITPHQTDDVYPGYMYNYVDDHRAFIWTSYGIEDEAHAVDHDLTFFIQDTADDAYRKVTELHHERTYLLPDYRKALRLAGLTLNRVSADFGHAEVDDQTTRWFFEVTREA is encoded by the coding sequence TTGATTTACCAATCCTTCGCGCAACTTTACGACGATTTATTCGATCCAGCCATGTACACGCAATGGCTGGATTTTGTCGCCTCACGCGTCGATCCGGCTAGCGGCGAACTGCTGGATCTGGCTTGTGGGAGCGGACGACTAGGTGTGCAATTGGCACAAAAGGGGTACCAGGTCAGCGGTTTAGACCTATCCGAAGAGATGCTGGCCCTAGCCGCTAAGCACGCCCAGGAGGCCGACGTGACGTTTCCGCTAATGGCCGGAGACATGTTGGACTTAAGCGCCATCGGGCAGTACCAAACGGTGACCTGTTTTGCCGATTCGTTTTGTTACTTACCGGATCTCGACGCCGTGACGCAGGCCTTCACGCAGGTACACGACCACCTCAACGTGGGCGGAACCTTCCTGTTTGACGTGATTACGCCACACCAGACCGACGACGTGTACCCGGGGTACATGTACAATTACGTCGACGATCACCGGGCCTTTATCTGGACCAGCTACGGGATCGAAGACGAGGCACACGCGGTCGACCACGACCTGACCTTCTTTATTCAGGATACGGCCGACGACGCCTACCGGAAGGTGACGGAACTCCATCACGAACGAACTTACCTGTTACCGGACTACCGGAAGGCGTTGCGGTTAGCGGGGCTGACGTTGAACCGGGTCAGTGCAGACTTCGGGCACGCCGAGGTCGACGACCAGACCACGCGCTGGTTCTTCGAGGTCACACGGGAGGCGTAA
- the rsfS gene encoding ribosome silencing factor, with the protein MESKALLEIAVKAAESKRAENIVALDMQKVSLMADYFLIMEANSSRQVKAIADEINDKLAENGATVRDIEGKNDASWILLDLGDVVIHVFQKEQRAHYNLEKLWSDAPLVDLSAWVEA; encoded by the coding sequence ATGGAAAGTAAAGCACTATTAGAAATCGCGGTTAAAGCCGCCGAAAGCAAGCGGGCCGAAAACATCGTGGCCTTGGACATGCAAAAGGTCAGTTTGATGGCCGATTACTTCTTGATCATGGAAGCCAACTCGAGCCGCCAGGTCAAGGCGATTGCCGACGAAATCAACGACAAGTTGGCCGAAAACGGCGCCACGGTCCGCGACATCGAAGGGAAGAACGATGCCAGTTGGATCCTGTTGGACTTGGGTGACGTGGTCATTCACGTCTTCCAGAAGGAACAACGGGCCCATTACAACCTCGAAAAGCTCTGGTCCGACGCGCCGCTCGTCGACCTGAGTGCTTGGGTAGAAGCTTGA
- the yqeK gene encoding bis(5'-nucleosyl)-tetraphosphatase (symmetrical) YqeK — protein MTYTHHWFPGTRAELLARLREQLNDSRYQHVLRVEATAIQLAQANGVELEKASVAGLTHDYAKQRPDQDFIAAIHRYGLDPALLAYGNPIWHGAVGAELIKRELHITDEDILNATRHHTTGAEYMTPLEQIVYMADFIEPARDFPGVDRARELTAKELGLGVAYQAKHTLAYLINNGKVVYPKSLVTYNAWIQRYPNV, from the coding sequence ATGACCTATACGCATCACTGGTTTCCCGGAACCCGAGCGGAGCTATTAGCCCGCTTACGGGAACAGTTAAATGATAGTCGCTACCAACACGTCTTGCGGGTGGAAGCCACGGCAATTCAGTTGGCCCAAGCCAACGGGGTTGAGCTGGAAAAGGCCAGCGTTGCGGGTTTAACCCACGATTATGCCAAGCAGCGACCGGATCAGGACTTTATTGCCGCGATTCACCGCTACGGGCTGGATCCGGCCCTGTTGGCCTATGGCAATCCCATCTGGCACGGGGCGGTGGGGGCTGAGTTGATTAAGCGCGAGCTACACATCACCGACGAGGACATCTTAAATGCGACGCGTCACCATACCACCGGGGCCGAGTACATGACACCGTTGGAACAGATTGTGTACATGGCCGACTTTATTGAACCAGCCCGCGATTTCCCTGGGGTGGATCGCGCCCGGGAATTAACCGCCAAAGAACTCGGTTTAGGCGTGGCGTACCAAGCTAAGCATACGTTGGCGTATCTCATCAACAACGGCAAGGTCGTTTACCCCAAGTCGTTAGTGACGTACAATGCTTGGATTCAACGTTATCCCAATGTTTGA
- a CDS encoding nicotinate-nucleotide adenylyltransferase has protein sequence MVKISERTSTQTVTQMAATAKKRRIGILGGTFNPPHLGHLVIADQVATQLGLDKVLFMPDAEPPHVDRKLTIPAADRVAMVKAAIADNPQFKLELTEVQRGGLSYSYDTMLQLTQQHPENQYYFIIGGDMVAYLPKWHRIDELVKLVQFVGVCRQGYAHESPYPVLWVDVPNIGISSTMVRQRVRNGQSVRYLVPTLVDLYIKEHLLYRD, from the coding sequence GTGGTCAAGATTTCAGAACGGACGAGTACGCAAACGGTGACCCAAATGGCGGCCACCGCGAAGAAACGCCGCATTGGAATTTTAGGGGGGACCTTCAATCCGCCGCACCTGGGACACCTGGTGATTGCGGATCAAGTGGCCACCCAATTGGGGTTAGACAAGGTGCTGTTCATGCCCGATGCCGAACCACCCCACGTTGATCGGAAACTGACAATTCCCGCGGCCGACAGAGTGGCGATGGTCAAGGCGGCCATTGCGGACAACCCGCAGTTTAAGCTGGAACTGACCGAGGTGCAACGGGGCGGATTGAGCTACAGCTACGACACCATGTTGCAGCTGACCCAGCAGCATCCCGAAAACCAGTACTACTTCATCATCGGCGGGGACATGGTGGCCTATCTACCCAAGTGGCACCGCATCGATGAATTGGTCAAACTGGTCCAATTCGTGGGCGTTTGCCGCCAAGGATACGCCCATGAGTCGCCGTATCCGGTGCTGTGGGTCGATGTCCCGAACATTGGTATCAGTTCGACCATGGTGCGGCAACGGGTCCGTAACGGGCAGTCCGTGCGTTACCTGGTACCGACCTTAGTGGATTTATATATAAAGGAGCATCTGTTGTATCGTGACTGA
- the yhbY gene encoding ribosome assembly RNA-binding protein YhbY — translation MEETNLLRGKQKRYLRAQAHSLRPIFSVGKNGLTEVWLDQLTGALEKRELIKINLQQSAEVTVADTKTYIEDNTDIQVVQTIGRVLVLYRPATDADNQRFSPVVEDM, via the coding sequence ATGGAGGAAACTAATTTGTTACGAGGCAAACAGAAACGCTATTTACGGGCTCAGGCCCATAGTTTACGCCCCATCTTTTCCGTGGGGAAGAATGGCCTGACCGAGGTCTGGTTGGACCAACTGACCGGTGCGTTAGAAAAACGGGAGTTAATCAAGATTAACTTGCAACAAAGTGCCGAGGTTACGGTGGCCGACACCAAGACCTACATTGAAGACAATACCGATATTCAGGTCGTCCAAACGATTGGGCGGGTGCTGGTCCTGTACCGGCCCGCAACGGACGCCGACAACCAGCGCTTTTCACCAGTGGTTGAAGATATGTAG
- the yqeH gene encoding ribosome biogenesis GTPase YqeH gives MNAKHIDPVLVDGEPLRCIGCGAVLQTTDKTAPGYTPQSALDKGLATETQEVYCQRCFRLRHYNEIVPVGLTDDDFLQLLTQIQDANALIVYVVDIFDFNGSLIPGLHRFVGENPVLLVGNKEDLMPSSLKRSKLQDWLRQRANEAGLRPIDVTLLSAKTNQSVDDLLQKIDKYRGDRDVYVVGVTNVGKSTLINQIIRQNTGVKDLITTSRFPGTTLDKIELPLDDDHVLVDTPGIIQNQQMAHFLTGKDLKIVTPQKAIKPKVYQLNDQQTLFLGGVGRFDYNQGPKTGFTAYFENNLYLHRTKLANADEFYDRQRGDLLTPPQADNSDFPPLVAHAFKTTVKSDLVFEGLGWITVPAGVNVTGWAPEGVGVLLRRAMI, from the coding sequence ATGAACGCAAAGCACATTGACCCCGTACTGGTTGACGGGGAACCCTTACGGTGTATTGGCTGTGGTGCCGTGCTCCAAACGACGGACAAAACGGCACCGGGTTACACGCCCCAATCGGCGTTAGACAAGGGCCTAGCGACGGAGACGCAAGAAGTGTATTGTCAACGCTGTTTTCGGCTGCGGCACTACAACGAAATTGTTCCCGTTGGCCTGACCGACGACGATTTCTTACAACTACTGACTCAGATTCAGGACGCGAACGCCCTGATTGTTTATGTCGTGGATATTTTTGACTTTAATGGAAGTCTGATTCCGGGGCTACACCGGTTCGTGGGGGAAAACCCAGTCTTGTTAGTCGGCAACAAGGAAGACTTGATGCCCAGCTCACTCAAACGAAGTAAGCTGCAGGATTGGTTACGTCAACGCGCCAACGAGGCGGGCTTGCGGCCCATCGATGTGACCCTGCTGAGTGCTAAGACCAATCAATCGGTCGACGATCTGCTACAAAAGATTGACAAGTACCGTGGCGATCGTGATGTTTACGTGGTCGGCGTTACCAACGTGGGGAAGTCCACGTTAATTAATCAAATTATCCGACAGAACACCGGCGTGAAGGATTTAATTACCACGTCCCGGTTCCCGGGAACCACCCTAGACAAGATCGAGTTACCGTTGGACGACGACCACGTGTTGGTGGATACCCCTGGGATTATCCAAAACCAACAAATGGCACACTTCTTAACGGGCAAGGACCTGAAGATTGTGACCCCGCAAAAGGCCATCAAGCCGAAGGTCTACCAGCTAAATGACCAACAAACGCTTTTCTTGGGCGGGGTCGGCCGGTTTGATTATAACCAAGGCCCGAAGACGGGCTTTACGGCCTACTTCGAAAATAACCTGTACCTTCATCGGACCAAATTGGCCAACGCCGATGAGTTCTATGACCGGCAACGGGGGGACCTGTTAACCCCACCACAAGCGGATAATTCCGATTTTCCACCATTGGTGGCCCACGCGTTCAAGACCACGGTCAAGAGTGATTTGGTCTTTGAAGGGTTGGGATGGATTACCGTGCCCGCCGGCGTTAACGTGACCGGTTGGGCCCCCGAGGGCGTTGGGGTGTTGTTACGCCGAGCGATGATTTAA
- a CDS encoding YqeG family HAD IIIA-type phosphatase — protein MVAGLKPTWMVTNIYDLTPKDLRAQGVRAVLTDLDNTLIAWNNPDGTPELRHWLNLLELAGIRVIVVSNNSRQRVDRAVAPFQLPYIHRALKPFPWGLNRALRRWHFRRDEVIMVGDQLMTDVWAANRSGVRSVLVKPILKSDAWITKGNRLLEKFVMWRLRHVYPELTWQEDLNERKAH, from the coding sequence ATGGTTGCTGGATTAAAACCCACGTGGATGGTTACCAACATTTATGATTTGACCCCTAAAGACTTACGGGCCCAGGGGGTGCGGGCGGTTCTAACGGATTTGGATAACACGTTAATCGCGTGGAACAATCCGGACGGGACCCCCGAGCTTCGTCATTGGCTAAATTTATTAGAGTTAGCGGGGATCCGGGTGATTGTGGTGTCTAACAATAGTCGGCAACGGGTCGATCGGGCCGTGGCCCCGTTTCAGCTGCCCTATATTCACCGGGCGTTAAAACCCTTTCCGTGGGGACTGAACCGGGCACTACGGCGGTGGCATTTTCGCCGCGATGAGGTGATCATGGTCGGCGATCAGCTGATGACCGATGTTTGGGCGGCAAATCGCAGTGGCGTTCGCAGCGTCTTGGTGAAGCCTATTTTAAAGTCGGACGCGTGGATTACCAAGGGGAACCGGCTACTCGAAAAATTTGTTATGTGGCGGTTACGTCACGTTTACCCAGAATTAACTTGGCAGGAGGATTTGAATGAACGCAAAGCACATTGA
- the rplT gene encoding 50S ribosomal protein L20, translating into MPRVKGGTVTRARRKKVLKLAKGYRGSKHRLFKVAKDQVRKGYQYSFRDRKATKRNFRKLWIARINAAARINGLSYSKLMHGLKLANIDVNRKMLADLAVNDAAAFKALADQAKDALAA; encoded by the coding sequence ATGCCACGAGTTAAAGGCGGTACTGTTACACGCGCACGTCGTAAGAAAGTTTTAAAGTTAGCCAAGGGTTACCGGGGCTCTAAGCACCGTTTATTCAAGGTTGCCAAGGACCAAGTTCGGAAGGGTTACCAATACTCCTTCCGTGACCGGAAAGCTACGAAGCGTAACTTCCGTAAGCTTTGGATTGCCCGGATCAACGCCGCAGCCCGGATCAACGGTCTGAGCTACAGCAAGTTGATGCACGGTTTGAAGTTAGCCAACATTGACGTTAACCGGAAGATGTTAGCCGACTTAGCAGTGAACGATGCTGCTGCTTTCAAGGCCTTAGCTGACCAAGCTAAGGACGCATTGGCTGCTTAA
- the rpmI gene encoding 50S ribosomal protein L35, whose translation MPKMKTNRAAAKRFKVTAKGGIKSANAYTSHRFHGKTKKQRRNLRGTRMMDQTTLKTYRSLLQK comes from the coding sequence ATGCCAAAGATGAAGACTAACCGTGCTGCAGCCAAGCGTTTTAAAGTAACTGCTAAGGGCGGTATCAAGAGTGCCAACGCTTACACGTCTCACCGTTTCCACGGTAAGACCAAGAAGCAACGCCGGAACCTTCGTGGGACCCGGATGATGGACCAAACGACTCTCAAGACTTACCGGAGTTTATTACAAAAGTAA